In Tripterygium wilfordii isolate XIE 37 chromosome 15, ASM1340144v1, whole genome shotgun sequence, one DNA window encodes the following:
- the LOC120016221 gene encoding uncharacterized protein LOC120016221, giving the protein MGSGGSKVRHGGGASSSSSSGRRDILKGSRIFQSSCLGVPSGSRDSDNEDQVFDYGNKETAGNALCEEQTDSDLGQGEIECFTKEKAEHSDRRSCISSNVDLDQWVQPSISNTSSRNGSNSVQASSTHSLNPPSRFLSRFTFIPGNVSFRLSRTTSLRSSGSCPVPDTSLSMLNGGEEVCQCSGSDNLDRNEAQQITDLLPPSFNNRDPTHYHENNSHSLHLNGPVSDVLDNIQGNQTISSIQEVMGNGCSDIVGASISLHSPRFISDLNGIETRLSDRRIGARQPVERNVHFSRTLSVGRLRDRVLRRSSLSDLTSCPLEQSRDMRDASQGTRRQALGGDETALSTSNVMSPYISDYHPSNISNSTFSTQDNELQTSRSREARYHDLLEHRSNFLERRRRIQSQVRALQRLGSRFENLSGHERSCILSGQNRTGHCTCRVSNRTGNLNNDDTGARASISRIVMLAEALFEVLDEIHQQSVVLSTRPPVSSIGSVPAPNEVVESLPIKLYTKLQKYQLEETAQCYICLVDYEEGDSLRILPCNHEFHGACIDKWLKEIHRVCPLCRGDICKSESPSAVD; this is encoded by the exons ATGGGATCCGGTGGGAGCAAGGTTCGTCATGGCGGGGGTGCATCTTCTTCGTCGTCAAGTGGACGGAGGGATATATTGAAGGGGAGTAGGATTTTCCAGTCTTCTTGCCTGGGCGTGCCATCTGGGTCTCGAGACAGCGACAATGAGGATCAA GTTTTTGACTATGGGAACAAAGAAACTGCTGGCAATGCTTTGTGCGAAGAACAGACTGATTCAGACTTGGGGCAGGGGGAAATTGAGTGTTTCACAAAGGAGAAAGCTGAACACTCTGATAGAAGGTCTTGTATATCTTCTAATGTTGATCTTGATCAATGGGTTCAACCAAGCATCAGTAATACTTCCTCTAGAAATGGTAGCAACTCTGTCCAAGCTTCTTCTACTCATTCCTTGAACCCACCAAGTCGCTTCCTTTCGCGCTTTACTTTCATTCCAGGTAATGTAAGTTTTAGACTAAGCAGAACAACCAGTTTAAGGTCTTCTGGGTCCTGTCCTGTTCCTGATACTAGTCTGTCAATGCTGAATGGTGGAGAAGAGGTTTGCCAATGTTCAGGATCTGACAATCTTGATAGAAATGAAGCTCAACAAATTACTGACTTGCTTCCTCCGTCCTTTAACAATAGAGACCCCACACATTACCATGAAAATAATTCTCATAGTTTGCACTTAAATGGTCCAGTTTCTGATGTTTTGGATAATATTCAAGGTAACCAGACAATTTCTTCCATCCAAGAGGTGATGGGGAATGGTTGTAGTGATATAGTGGGGGCTAGTATAAGCTTACATTCTCCAAGATTTATTAGTGATTTAAATGGCATTGAGACTAGACTTTCTGATAGGAGGATTGGAGCTCGACAACCTGTTGAACGAAATGTTCATTTTAGCAGAACCCTAAGTGTTGGAAGGCTTCGTGACAGAGTTCTTCGTCGATCCTCATTATCTGACTTAACATCTTGCCCTTTAGAACAAAGCAGAGATATGAGAGATGCTAGTCAGGGTACTAGAAGACAGGCCCTGGGGGGCGACGAGACAGCATTATCAACATCTAATGTGATGTCTCCATACATATCCGATTATCATCCATCGAATATATCTAACTCTACATTTAGCACTCAAGATAATGAGTTGCAAACCTCACGATCAAGGGAAGCCAGGTATCATGATCTACTAGAACACAGGTCCAATTTCCTTGAACGGAGAAGAAGAATACAATCTCAG GTCCGAGCACTTCAGAGGTTGGGAAGCCGTTTTGAGAACCTTTCTGGGCACGAGAGGTCATGTATCTTATCTGGTCAAAACAGAACAGGTCATTGCACATGTCGAGTAAGTAATCGAACTGGCAATCTCAATAATGATGATACTGGTGCTAGGGCTAGCATATCAAGAATAGTTATGCTAGCAGAAGCTTTGTTTGAG GTTCTGGATGAAATTCACCAGCAATCAGTTGTTTTATCAACCCGACCTCCTGTATCTTCAATTGGATCTGTTCCTGCTCCTAATGAAGTTGtggaatctttacctatcaaattGTACACCAAGTTGCAAAAGTATCAGCTTGAGGAGACTGCACA ATGTTATATATGCCTCGTGGATTACGAGGAAGGAGACAGCTTGCGGATATTGCCGTGTAACCATGAATTTCATGGAGCATGTATAGATAAATGGCTCAAGGAAATTCACAG GGTTTGTCCGCTTTGTCGTGGGGATATTTGCAAATCTGAGTCACCATCTGCAGTGGATTAA
- the LOC120016946 gene encoding casein kinase 1-like protein HD16: MMPELRSGVRRSKRVGDLHPAQQPADQAENFLQPAQNRTRRRVGGGRGRGANAPGVAEGVSPAVPTRPAAAGRGRGIRLIDLDPEPRRVLPEAAALGAAEPAFNRVEVVADKDIAMEGRSADKVVGVEEEASTTPVPERVQVGNSPVYKVERKLGKGGFGQVYVGRRVSGGSDKSGADAIEVALKFEHRNSKGCNYGPPYEWQVYNTLNGTYGLPWVHYKGRQGDFYILVMDVLGPSLWDVWNSLGQSMSPNMAACIAVEAISILEKLHLKGFVHGDVKPENFLLGQPGSADEKKLFLIDLGLASRWKDTSSGQHVDYDQRPDIFRGTIRYASVHAHLGRTGSRRDDLESLAYTLIFLIKGRLPWQGYQGDNKSFLVCKKKMATSAELMCCFCPAPFKQFLEAVTNMKFDEEPNYPKLISFFESLIEPCAPLRSIRIDGALKVGQKRGRLLINLEEDEQPKKKVRLGSPATQWISVYNARCPMKQRYHYNVADTRLRQHVDKGNEDDLYISCVASAGNLWALIMDAGTGFSSQVYELSALFLHKDWIMEQWEKNFYISSIAGATNGSSLVVMSKGTPYTQQSYKVSESFPFKWINKKWKEGFHVTSMTTAGSRWGVVMSRNAGFSDQVVELDFLYPSEGIHRRWESGYRITAMAATSDQAAFILSIPKRKMVDETQETLRTTAFPSTHVKEKWSKNLYIASICHGRTVC; the protein is encoded by the exons ATGATGCCAGAGTTGCGAAGTGGAGTACGGAGATCAAAGCGTGTTGGTGATCTCCATCCTGCCCAACAACCAGCTGATCAAGCAGAGAATTTTCTTCAGCCCGCCCAAAATCGTACTAGGAGAAGAGTGGGTGGGGGAAGAGGAAGGGGTGCCAATGCCCCAGGTGTAGCGGAAGGGGTTTCACCAGCAGTACCTACAAGGCCAGCTGCTGCCGGTAGGGGTCGGGGCATTAGGTTAATAGATTTGGATCCGGAACCTCGCAGGGTTCTTCCTGAAGCTGCTGCTTTAGGAGCTGCTGAGCCGGCATTTAATCGTGTAGAGGTCGTGGCAGATAAAGATATTGCAATGGAGGGCAGGAGTGCAGATAAGGTAGTAGGAGTCGAGGAAGAAGCAAGCACAACTCCAGTTCCGGAGAGG GTACAAGTTGGCAACTCTCCTGTATATAAGGTCGAACGGAAGTTGGGCAAGGGTGGATTTGGCCAAGTTTATGTTGGCAGAAGGGTAAGTGGTGGCAGCGACAAAAGTGGCGCTGACGCAATTGAG GTGGCTTTAAAGTTTGAGCACCGAAATAGTAAAGGTTGCAATTATGGACCTCCTTACGAGTGGCAAGTTTACAA TACTTTGAATGGAACCTATGGACTTCCGTGGGTACATTACAAGGGTCGCCAAGGAGATTTCTACATTCTG GTAATGGACGTGCTGGGGCCAAGTCTTTGGGATGTATGGAATTCTCTTGGCCAATC GATGTCTCCAAATATGGCGGCCTGTATTGCAGTGGAGGCGATTTCGATTCTGGAAAAGCTTCACCTGAAGGG GTTTGTGCATGGAGACGTGAAGCCAGAAAACTTTTTACTTGGCCAACCAGGATCAGCTGATGAGAAAAAGCTATTTCTCATTGATCTCGGTTTGG CATCTAGATGGAAAGATACATCATCTGGTCAACATGTTGATTACGATCAGAGGCCTGATATATTTAG GGGAACGATAAGGTATGCAAGTGTGCATGCACATTTAGGCCGTACAGGAAGTCGAAGGGATGATCTTGAGTCATTGGCATACACATTAATATTTCTCATTAAAGGAAGGCTGCCATGGCAGGGGTATCAG GGAGATAACAAGAGTTTTCTTGTTTGTAAGAAAAAGATGGCCACTTCTGCAGAGTTGATGTGTTGCTTCTGCCCTGCCCCTTTTAAACAGTTCCTTGAGGCCGTTACAAATATGAAGTTTGATGAGGAGCCTAATTATCCCAAGCTTATATCCTTTTTTGAAAGCCTGATTGAACCTTGTGCACCGCTACGGTCAATTAGAATTGATGGAGCTCTTAAG GTTGGGCAGAAGCGGGGAAGATTGCTTATAAATTTGGAAGAGGATGAACAGCCGAAGAAGAAAGTACGATTGGGTAGTCCTGCGACTCAGTGGATTTCAGTTTACAACGCTCGATGCCCCATGAAGCAGAG GTATCACTACAATGTAGCAGACACAAGGCTGCGTCAGCATGTTGACAAGGGTAATGAAGATGATTTATACATCAGTTGTGTGGCCTCTGCGGGGAATCTTTGGGCTCTAATTATGGATGCAGGGACTGGTTTTTCTTCCCAGGTCTATGAATTGTCCGCATTGTTTCTGCACAAG GATTGGATTATGGAACAGTGGGAAAAAAATTTCTATATCAGTTCAATAGCTGGAGCAACAAATGGGAGTTCTTTGGTTGTCATGTCCAAAG GGACTCCTTACACCCAGCAATCATACAAAGTGAGTGAATCTTTTCCTTTCAAGTGGATAAATAAGAAATGGAAAGAGGGTTTTCATGTCACATCAATGACAACTGCTGGCAGTCGCTGGGGTGTAGTAATGTCCAGGAATGCTGGATTTTCTGATCAG GTTGTGGAACTTGATTTTCTATACCCAAGTGAAGGAATTCATCGACGATGGGAGAGTGGTTACAGGATAACAGCTATGGCTGCCACTTCTGACCAAGCAGCCTTCATACTGAGTATTCCAAAACGGAAAATGGTTGATGAAACTCAAGAAACACTGCGTACAACTGCATTTCCAAGCACCCATGTAAAG GAGAAATGGTCCAAAAATCTCTACATCGCGTCGATCTGTCATGGGCGGACTGTGTGTTAA
- the LOC120016834 gene encoding KIN17-like protein — protein sequence MGKNEFLTPKAIANRIKAKGLQKLRWYCQMCQKQCRDENGFKCHCMSESHQRQMQIFGQNPNRIVDGYSEEFEQSFLDLMRCSHRFSRVAATVVYNEYIHDRNHVHMNSTQWATLTEFVKYLGRTGKCKVDETPKGWFISYIDCDSETIFKEKMKNKRARADIVEEEKHEREIKKQIEKVEQMMPMNNSNQEDEPRIQVKLESGAKIGFSLGASAKNGKEGGKGKGENFGKLGFEEIEDNEKEKKRRKEEKSGGMSALEELMKEEEKAKERSNRKDYWLCEGIVVKVMSKALAEKGYYKQKGVVRKVIDKYVGEIEMLESKHILRVDQLELETVIPQIGGLVRMVNGAYRGSIAKLLGVDTENFCAKLQIEKGIYDGRVLKAVEYEDICKIAQ from the coding sequence ATGGGGAAAAACGAATTTTTGACCCCGAAAGCGATTGCGAACCGGATCAAGGCGAAAGGCCTCCAAAAGCTTCGATGGTACTGCCAGATGTGCCAGAAGCAATGCCGAGACGAGAACGGGTTCAAGTGCCACTGCATGAGCGAGAGTCACCAGCGCCAGATGCAGATATTCGGTCAGAATCCGAACCGGATCGTGGATGGATACTCCGAGGAGTTCGAGCAATCCTTTCTTGACCTAATGCGTTGCTCCCATCGTTTCAGCCGTGTGGCTGCAACCGTCGTCTACAACGAGTACATCCATGATCGCAACCATGTCCACATGAACTCCACCCAGTGGGCCACCCTAACCGAGTTCGTCAAGTACCTCGGCCGCACCGGCAAGTGCAAGGTCGATGAGACCCCCAAAGGTTGGTTCATCTCCTACATTGATTGCGATTCGGAGACAATTTTCaaggagaagatgaagaacaagaGGGCTAGAGCGGATATTGTGGAGGAGGAAAAGCACGAGAGGGAGATAAAGAAGCAGATTGAGAAAGTAGAGCAGATGATGCCCATGAACAATAGCAACCAAGAGGATGAGCCTAGAATACAAGTTAAGTTAGAAAGTGGAGCCAAGATTGGATTTTCGCTTGGGGCATCAGCAAAGAATGGTAAAGAGGGCGGTAAAGGAAAAGGAGAGAACTTTGGTAAATTGggttttgaagaaattgaggataatgagaaggaaaagaaaaggaggaaggAGGAGAAATCTGGAGGGATGTCTGCATTGGAGGAGTTgatgaaagaggaagagaaggcGAAGGAGAGGAGCAATAGGAAGGATTATTGGTTGTGTGAAGGAATTGTTGTGAAGGTGATGAGCAAAGCATTGGCAGAGAAGGGTTACTATAAACAGAAGGGAGTTGTGCGGAAAGTGATTGATAAATATGTTGGGGAGATTGAGATGTTGGAAAGCAAGCATATCTTGAGGGTTGATCAGCTGGAACTGGAGACTGTGATTCCACAGATTGGAGGGCTTGTGAGGATGGTGAATGGGGCATACCGTGGGTCAATTGCAAAGTTGCTTGGAGTAGATACAGAGAATTTCTGTGCTAAGCTGCAGATTGAGAAGGGTATCTATGATGGGAGAGTGCTTAAGGCAGTCGAGTACGAGGATATTTGCAAAATTGCCCAGTGA
- the LOC120016835 gene encoding uncharacterized protein LOC120016835 isoform X2: MDSGFVHRAWEKWASKDVGSSGEPSKAALLINYDPSGPSRLLATIAEQEGIKADPVELREFVNFVNRNKFQMESFIIGLHQCMMAQLVQHLALWLLLISLHGSWIEEIFNVISPMTPQQIWQKSTASKAHMPLWNLDTLF; the protein is encoded by the exons ATGGATTCGGGTTTTGTTCACAGAGCCTGGGAGAAATGGGCTTCGAAAGATGTTGGCTCTTCTG GTGAGCCATCTAAGGCGGCTTTACTCATAAATTATGACCCCAGTGGCCCTTCTCGTTTGTTGGCTACCAT TGCAGAACAAGAAGGGATAAAAGCTGATCCTGTTGAACTGAGAGAGTTTGTTAATTTTGTCAATAGAAACAAGTTCCAAATGGAGAGCTTCATAATAGGACTTCATCAAT GTATGATGGCTCAATTGGTGCAGCATCTCGCGCTATGGCTGCTGTTGATCAGTTTGCATGGCAGTTGGATCGAAGAAATCTTTAACGTCATTTCCCCTATGACGCCACA GCAAATATGGCAGAAATCCACcgcgtcaaaagctcatatgcCACTGTGGAACCTGGATACGCTGTTCTAA
- the LOC120016835 gene encoding uncharacterized protein LOC120016835 isoform X3 — translation MDSGFVHRAWEKWASKDVGSSGEPSKAALLINYDPSGPSRLLATIAEQEGIKADPVELREFVNFVNRNKFQMESFIIGLHQCTRYDGSIGAASRAMAAVDQFAWQLDRRNL, via the exons ATGGATTCGGGTTTTGTTCACAGAGCCTGGGAGAAATGGGCTTCGAAAGATGTTGGCTCTTCTG GTGAGCCATCTAAGGCGGCTTTACTCATAAATTATGACCCCAGTGGCCCTTCTCGTTTGTTGGCTACCAT TGCAGAACAAGAAGGGATAAAAGCTGATCCTGTTGAACTGAGAGAGTTTGTTAATTTTGTCAATAGAAACAAGTTCCAAATGGAGAGCTTCATAATAGGACTTCATCAAT GCACCAGGTATGATGGCTCAATTGGTGCAGCATCTCGCGCTATGGCTGCTGTTGATCAGTTTGCATGGCAGTTGGATCGAAGAAATCTTTAA
- the LOC120016835 gene encoding uncharacterized protein LOC120016835 isoform X1 yields MDSGFVHRAWEKWASKDVGSSGEPSKAALLINYDPSGPSRLLATIAEQEGIKADPVELREFVNFVNRNKFQMESFIIGLHQCMMAQLVQHLALWLLLISLHGSWIEEIFNVISPMTPHRQIWQKSTASKAHMPLWNLDTLF; encoded by the exons ATGGATTCGGGTTTTGTTCACAGAGCCTGGGAGAAATGGGCTTCGAAAGATGTTGGCTCTTCTG GTGAGCCATCTAAGGCGGCTTTACTCATAAATTATGACCCCAGTGGCCCTTCTCGTTTGTTGGCTACCAT TGCAGAACAAGAAGGGATAAAAGCTGATCCTGTTGAACTGAGAGAGTTTGTTAATTTTGTCAATAGAAACAAGTTCCAAATGGAGAGCTTCATAATAGGACTTCATCAAT GTATGATGGCTCAATTGGTGCAGCATCTCGCGCTATGGCTGCTGTTGATCAGTTTGCATGGCAGTTGGATCGAAGAAATCTTTAACGTCATTTCCCCTATGACGCCACA CAGGCAAATATGGCAGAAATCCACcgcgtcaaaagctcatatgcCACTGTGGAACCTGGATACGCTGTTCTAA